The following proteins are encoded in a genomic region of Xanthomonas cassavae CFBP 4642:
- a CDS encoding DUF2058 domain-containing protein gives MRNPLQEQLLKAGLVKKAQVDKVAREQVKQRHAKGGAAVPADTDRVDAARLQAERAERDRALAEERNAQLRKQEVLAQVRQIVETSKIKCEGEIDYRFNDGSVIRSVLVNPTLRSQLASGALVIVRHGDGFELIPRAAAEKVYSRDADTVVLDHGRNSAPAAADSDDDYYSQFKVPDDLIW, from the coding sequence ATGCGTAATCCATTGCAAGAACAGCTGCTCAAGGCCGGGCTGGTCAAGAAGGCCCAGGTGGACAAGGTGGCGCGTGAGCAGGTCAAGCAGCGCCATGCCAAGGGCGGGGCGGCTGTGCCGGCCGATACCGACAGGGTGGATGCGGCGCGTTTGCAGGCTGAGCGCGCCGAGCGCGATCGCGCGCTGGCCGAAGAGCGCAATGCGCAGCTGCGCAAGCAGGAAGTGCTGGCCCAGGTGCGGCAGATTGTGGAGACCAGCAAGATCAAGTGCGAAGGCGAGATCGACTACCGTTTCAACGATGGCAGCGTCATTCGCAGCGTGCTGGTCAATCCCACCTTGCGTAGCCAGCTGGCCAGTGGCGCGCTGGTGATCGTGCGGCATGGCGACGGTTTCGAGCTGATTCCACGTGCGGCGGCCGAGAAGGTCTACAGCCGCGATGCTGATACCGTTGTGCTTGATCACGGGCGCAACAGCGCGCCGGCCGCGGCCGATAGCGATGACGACTACTACAGCCAGTTCAAGGTACCGGACGATCTGATCTGGTAG
- a CDS encoding DUF3228 family protein translates to MSIVLTQFARTRLFPRDGRRNAIQDCTPEQFIQRLNDEAPLRVIQGYAPFCQLHVHRNWTSTRCLTVPIIDDNRQLLRSGYEARSSQELPVLVRWFEGVEPPVAAYLLPILYSRDQLAKEGTPIDADWGVVGCLYTAEPDEIPMAPITMLRNALGVEEGGSGTPLDRDAYRCSVAFWEANANWRP, encoded by the coding sequence ATGTCGATCGTCCTGACCCAGTTCGCCCGCACCCGCCTGTTCCCGCGCGATGGCCGTCGCAATGCCATCCAGGACTGCACGCCCGAGCAGTTCATCCAGCGGCTCAACGACGAGGCGCCGCTCCGCGTGATCCAGGGCTACGCGCCGTTTTGCCAGCTCCATGTGCACCGCAACTGGACCTCCACCCGCTGCCTCACTGTTCCCATCATCGATGACAACCGGCAGCTGCTGCGTTCCGGCTACGAGGCGCGCAGTTCGCAGGAATTGCCCGTGCTGGTACGTTGGTTCGAAGGTGTCGAGCCGCCGGTGGCCGCGTATCTACTGCCCATCCTCTACAGCCGCGATCAGCTGGCCAAGGAAGGTACGCCGATCGATGCAGACTGGGGTGTGGTGGGGTGTCTGTATACCGCAGAGCCGGATGAGATTCCGATGGCGCCAATCACCATGTTGCGCAATGCCTTGGGCGTGGAAGAAGGCGGCTCCGGCACGCCGCTGGACCGCGATGCGTACCGGTGCAGCGTGGCGTTTTGGGAAGCGAATGCGAACTGGCGGCCCTGA
- a CDS encoding cytochrome P450, giving the protein MAFLQSCARVHGDVSRVAERTYLLAAPATIGTVLGDDGTLYGKTDPDPSARRAAFPASVMNSTGAAWRHKRQTLQPAFRAALVRNSAAQGAAVTLSLLREQGESIVAQDMRTLMTALCAQLGAGVLLGNPAHAPDLLRMLPMVDAILQQTRHQSLTPTWWPSAHRYRLRRARADLDMALERILARSTQQPPHAASVLALLMADATRGGSDWCRDEAAAMLMSALEPMAAALTWTLLLLAQHPHVAQRVAQEAAGLDDADAAAGTGLLDRLPHARACVKEAMRLYPPAWMTARIAQRDTTLDGFHVPCGTQLLISPWVVHRDERHFSDPAAFLPERWLDETATHALTRYSYFPFGGGPRSCIGSMLALTQMTAVIATVLRARSLHLAADARPTPFPALVLRPLDVRIALRPRPDIASRLGTIT; this is encoded by the coding sequence TTGGCCTTCCTACAATCCTGCGCGCGTGTGCACGGCGACGTGTCCAGGGTCGCAGAACGTACGTATCTGCTCGCTGCACCGGCCACGATCGGGACGGTGCTGGGTGATGACGGGACGCTTTACGGCAAGACTGATCCTGACCCGAGCGCGCGGCGCGCGGCGTTTCCCGCTTCGGTGATGAACAGCACTGGCGCAGCCTGGCGGCACAAGCGGCAGACGCTGCAGCCTGCGTTTCGTGCAGCCTTGGTGCGCAACTCCGCAGCACAGGGAGCGGCTGTCACCCTGTCGCTTCTACGCGAACAGGGCGAGTCCATCGTTGCACAGGACATGCGCACGCTGATGACTGCGCTATGCGCGCAATTGGGCGCCGGCGTTCTGCTGGGGAATCCGGCACATGCACCGGACCTGCTGCGCATGTTGCCGATGGTCGATGCGATCCTGCAGCAGACGCGCCATCAATCCCTGACGCCGACGTGGTGGCCATCGGCGCATCGGTATCGCCTGCGCCGCGCACGCGCGGATCTCGACATGGCGCTGGAACGCATTTTGGCGCGCAGTACGCAGCAGCCCCCGCATGCAGCATCGGTCCTAGCGCTATTAATGGCCGACGCTACGCGAGGCGGCAGCGACTGGTGCCGCGACGAAGCGGCAGCGATGCTGATGTCCGCACTGGAACCGATGGCGGCAGCACTGACCTGGACCTTGCTGCTACTGGCGCAGCATCCGCACGTGGCGCAGCGAGTTGCGCAGGAAGCAGCCGGACTGGACGATGCTGACGCCGCAGCCGGCACCGGGTTGCTCGACCGCTTGCCGCACGCGCGGGCCTGCGTGAAAGAGGCGATGCGCCTGTATCCGCCGGCCTGGATGACCGCGAGGATCGCGCAACGCGACACCACCCTGGACGGCTTCCATGTCCCCTGCGGCACCCAACTGCTGATCAGTCCGTGGGTCGTGCACCGCGACGAGCGTCATTTTTCCGATCCCGCGGCTTTCCTGCCCGAACGCTGGCTGGACGAGACCGCCACCCACGCGCTGACGCGCTACAGCTACTTCCCATTCGGCGGCGGCCCACGCAGCTGCATCGGCAGCATGCTGGCCCTCACCCAGATGACCGCGGTCATCGCCACCGTGTTGCGTGCGCGCAGCCTGCATCTGGCTGCCGACGCTCGCCCCACGCCGTTCCCCGCGCTCGTGCTGCGGCCACTGGATGTGCGCATCGCACTGCGGCCACGACCCGACATCGCATCTCGCTTGGGCACCATCACATGA
- a CDS encoding class I SAM-dependent methyltransferase, which produces MTGNAHYDRMAASYDSFHDRWPTQVLQRCVQTLADLAGGRASLELGIGSGRIALPLSQCGVPVTGIDNARAMLDALRAKPGSDQLQGTSNNHAGVDVAHAWR; this is translated from the coding sequence ATGACCGGCAATGCTCACTACGATCGGATGGCTGCGTCCTACGACAGCTTCCATGATCGTTGGCCGACGCAGGTACTGCAGCGCTGCGTGCAGACCCTGGCCGACCTCGCCGGTGGCCGTGCATCGCTGGAGTTGGGCATTGGCAGCGGGCGCATTGCACTGCCGTTGTCCCAATGCGGCGTGCCAGTGACCGGCATCGACAATGCGCGCGCAATGCTCGATGCATTGCGCGCCAAACCCGGCAGCGATCAGCTTCAGGGCACCTCCAATAACCATGCCGGAGTCGATGTGGCGCATGCATGGAGGTGA
- a CDS encoding type I restriction-modification enzyme R subunit C-terminal domain-containing protein, with product MRRLIDAPHSDIFDVLAYVRFTLAPLSRTQRMQSAMSTGLSGHESEMRSFLDYVLGNYARNGTGELASSRIGDVLRIRYGGVNAAKRMLGSVADIRNAFVGIQAHLFR from the coding sequence ATGCGGCGCCTGATCGATGCCCCGCACAGCGACATCTTCGATGTGCTGGCCTACGTGCGCTTCACCCTGGCGCCGCTGTCGCGGACGCAGCGGATGCAGTCGGCCATGTCCACCGGCCTGAGCGGGCACGAGAGTGAGATGCGCTCGTTCCTGGACTACGTCCTGGGCAACTACGCGCGCAACGGTACCGGTGAGCTGGCCAGCAGCCGGATCGGCGACGTCCTGCGGATCCGCTACGGCGGGGTCAACGCTGCCAAGCGAATGCTTGGCAGCGTTGCTGACATCCGCAATGCATTCGTCGGGATCCAGGCGCACTTGTTCCGCTGA
- a CDS encoding type II toxin-antitoxin system RelE/ParE family toxin codes for MARVEFLPSLNEDLRRIIGHLEQNEAAHIQERLGEIVSASDVLTNNPLIGRLTHNDLRELVIGQGARGYIALYQYVMALDTVFVLAIRAQRETGYAREA; via the coding sequence ATGGCGCGCGTCGAGTTCCTACCCTCTCTCAACGAGGACCTGCGGCGTATCATCGGCCACCTGGAACAGAACGAGGCGGCGCACATCCAAGAGCGTCTTGGCGAGATCGTGAGCGCATCTGATGTGCTCACGAACAATCCGCTGATCGGGCGCCTGACGCATAACGATCTGCGTGAATTGGTCATTGGCCAAGGCGCCCGCGGATACATTGCCCTCTACCAGTACGTAATGGCGCTGGACACCGTATTTGTCCTGGCGATCCGCGCGCAACGCGAGACCGGCTATGCACGCGAGGCATGA
- a CDS encoding CopG family ribbon-helix-helix protein — MSTTTIRLPDALKARIAKAAQAAGTTSHNFILEAIAEKAELAERRADFHAEAERRWAEFLDTGESIPWDEMRRYLMGRIQGTDTPLPVPRKFAK, encoded by the coding sequence ATGAGCACCACCACCATCCGCCTGCCGGACGCGCTCAAGGCCCGCATCGCCAAGGCCGCGCAAGCGGCCGGCACTACCTCGCACAACTTCATCCTGGAAGCCATCGCAGAGAAGGCCGAGTTGGCCGAACGGCGCGCCGACTTCCATGCAGAGGCCGAACGCCGTTGGGCCGAATTCCTCGATACCGGCGAGAGCATCCCCTGGGACGAGATGCGTCGCTATCTGATGGGGCGCATTCAGGGCACGGACACTCCACTTCCCGTCCCCCGCAAGTTCGCGAAATAA
- the ahcY gene encoding adenosylhomocysteinase — protein sequence MNAVTKIDPHTDYKIADISLADWGRKELDIAEHEMPGLMSIRRKHAQTKPLKDVRVTGSLHMTIQTAVLIETLKDIGADVRWASCNIFSTQDHAAAAIAATGTPVFAWKGETLEEYWDCTLDALTFTLPDGTQTGPELVVDDGGDVTLLIHKGYELENGSTWVDEPASSHEEGVIKALLKRVAVERPGYWTRVVKDWKGVSEETTTGVHRLYQIAEAGKLLIPAINVNDSVTKSKFDNLYGCRESLADGLKRAMDVMLAGKVAVVCGYGDVGKGSAASLRAYGARVVVTEIDPICALQASMEGFEVNTIESTLGRGDIYVTTTGNKDIITVEHLQAMKDQAIVCNIGHFDNEIQVDALNALKGVEKINIKPQVDKYVFDNGNAIFLLADGRLVNLGCATGHPSFVMSNSFANQTLAQIDLWEKRDSYEKKVYILPKHLDEEVARLHLEKIGVKLTTLTKDQADYLGVPVEGPFKPDHYRY from the coding sequence ATGAACGCTGTGACCAAGATCGACCCGCATACCGATTACAAGATCGCCGACATCTCCCTGGCCGATTGGGGCCGCAAGGAGCTGGACATCGCCGAGCACGAAATGCCGGGCCTGATGTCGATCCGCCGCAAGCATGCGCAGACCAAGCCGCTGAAGGACGTACGCGTCACCGGCTCGCTGCACATGACCATCCAGACCGCGGTGCTGATCGAAACGCTCAAGGACATCGGCGCCGACGTGCGCTGGGCCTCGTGCAACATCTTCTCCACCCAGGACCACGCCGCTGCGGCGATCGCCGCCACCGGCACCCCCGTGTTCGCCTGGAAGGGCGAGACGCTGGAAGAGTACTGGGACTGCACCCTGGACGCGCTGACCTTTACCCTGCCCGACGGCACCCAGACCGGCCCGGAGCTGGTGGTGGACGACGGCGGCGACGTCACCCTGCTGATCCACAAGGGCTATGAGCTCGAAAACGGCAGCACCTGGGTCGACGAGCCGGCCTCCTCGCACGAAGAAGGCGTGATCAAGGCGCTGCTCAAGCGCGTGGCCGTCGAGCGTCCGGGTTACTGGACCCGCGTGGTCAAGGACTGGAAGGGCGTCTCCGAAGAGACCACCACCGGCGTGCACCGCCTGTACCAGATCGCCGAAGCCGGCAAGCTGCTGATCCCGGCCATCAACGTCAACGACTCGGTCACCAAGAGCAAGTTCGACAACCTCTACGGCTGCCGCGAATCGCTGGCCGATGGCCTCAAGCGCGCGATGGACGTGATGCTGGCCGGCAAGGTCGCCGTGGTCTGCGGCTACGGCGACGTGGGTAAGGGCAGCGCCGCCTCGCTGCGTGCTTATGGTGCCCGCGTGGTGGTCACCGAAATCGACCCGATCTGCGCCCTGCAGGCGTCGATGGAAGGCTTCGAAGTCAATACCATCGAATCCACCCTGGGCCGCGGCGACATCTATGTCACCACCACCGGCAACAAGGACATCATCACCGTCGAGCACCTGCAGGCGATGAAGGACCAGGCCATCGTCTGCAACATCGGCCACTTCGACAACGAGATCCAGGTCGATGCGTTGAACGCGCTCAAGGGCGTGGAGAAAATCAACATCAAGCCGCAGGTCGACAAGTACGTGTTCGACAACGGCAATGCGATCTTTCTGCTCGCCGACGGCCGCCTGGTGAACCTGGGCTGCGCCACCGGCCACCCGAGCTTCGTGATGTCCAACTCGTTCGCCAACCAGACCCTGGCGCAGATCGATCTGTGGGAAAAGCGCGACAGCTACGAAAAGAAGGTCTACATCCTGCCCAAGCACCTGGACGAAGAAGTCGCACGTCTGCACCTGGAAAAGATCGGCGTCAAGCTGACCACCCTGACCAAGGACCAGGCCGACTACCTCGGCGTGCCGGTGGAAGGCCCGTTCAAGCCGGATCATTACCGCTACTGA
- the ppc gene encoding phosphoenolpyruvate carboxylase codes for MNEYRSSLVFATPDLPLRDDVRRLGALVGDLLAEQVSAEFLDEIERVRTTAISRRESDAPPSTLSEQLTGRAPRDAEALVRAFSTYFQVVNIAERVHRIRRRRDYQRSGTDTPQPDGLHDALRRLKAQGVTLDELSDWLPRIDVEPVFTAHPTEAVRRALLEKEQLMVASLVDNLDGMRTPNERASDAARFRMALTASWQTADSSPVRPTVDDEREHVGFYLTQVLYRVIPVMYETLEHAIEEAYGSVPPLPRLLRFGTWVGGDMDGNPNVDAATIAGTLDAQRRAVLDRYQKELWQLASLLSQSTTLVPVSPELAVQLERYRALLPEAAARSRPRHGDMPYRLLNDLMRARLQATLDDADGAYAAPSELEHDLQLILDSLQANKGLHAGWFAVRRLLWRVRSFGFHLARLDVRQESSVHARAVADALGQGDWEGQDATQRAAVLGPYAAGEQALPRVDEDGNTRLDAVFAALADARTRHGADVLGSYIISMAHNRADVLTVLALARRGGLVDAAGAVPLDIVPLFETVDDLRGGTGTVQDLLADPVYRQHLAARGDTQMVMLGYSDSGKDGGIAASRWGLQRAQVELLEAADELGVRLTFFHGRGGSIARGGGKTSRALDAAPRGSVDGRLRVTEQGEVIHRKYGIRALALRSLEQMTGAVLLSSLRPRAPEPREDRWRPVMDLVAERSTVAYRAFVGAPDFMQYFRLATPIDVIERMTLGSRPSRRLGQDAALSNLRAIPWVFAWSQARAVIPGWYGVGSGLQAAVDAGHEDSLREMAQDWPFFRTFLDDVAMVLSKGDLTIAELFSRLSGDLHERFFPQIRDELALTKGWVKALLQQQSLLQHDPRLALSIRLRNPYIDPISVLQVDLLQRWRASEGEDEELLRALVACVNGVSQGVQNTG; via the coding sequence ATGAACGAGTACCGCAGCAGTCTTGTGTTCGCTACTCCCGATCTGCCCTTGCGCGACGATGTTCGCCGGCTTGGTGCGCTGGTCGGCGACTTGCTCGCCGAGCAGGTGTCTGCGGAATTCCTCGACGAAATCGAACGCGTCCGTACCACCGCCATTTCGCGTCGCGAGAGCGATGCGCCGCCTTCCACGCTGAGCGAACAACTCACCGGGCGCGCGCCGCGCGATGCCGAGGCGCTGGTGCGCGCCTTCAGCACCTATTTCCAGGTGGTCAACATCGCCGAGCGCGTGCACCGCATCCGCCGCCGGCGCGATTACCAGCGCAGCGGTACCGATACGCCGCAGCCCGACGGCCTGCACGATGCCTTGCGCCGGCTCAAGGCGCAGGGCGTGACCCTGGACGAACTCAGCGACTGGCTGCCGCGCATCGACGTGGAGCCGGTGTTCACCGCGCATCCCACCGAGGCGGTGCGCCGCGCGCTGCTGGAAAAAGAGCAGTTGATGGTCGCCAGCCTGGTCGACAACCTGGACGGCATGCGCACGCCCAACGAGCGCGCCAGCGATGCGGCACGCTTCCGCATGGCCTTGACCGCCTCCTGGCAGACCGCCGATTCCTCGCCGGTGCGGCCCACCGTGGACGACGAGCGCGAGCACGTGGGCTTCTATCTCACCCAGGTGCTCTATCGCGTCATCCCGGTGATGTACGAAACCCTGGAACACGCCATCGAAGAAGCCTACGGCAGCGTGCCGCCGCTGCCGCGCCTGCTGCGCTTCGGCACCTGGGTGGGCGGAGACATGGACGGCAATCCCAATGTGGATGCCGCCACCATCGCCGGCACACTGGATGCGCAGCGCCGCGCAGTGCTGGACCGTTACCAGAAGGAACTCTGGCAACTGGCCAGTCTGCTCAGCCAGTCGACCACGCTGGTGCCGGTCAGCCCCGAGCTCGCTGTGCAGCTGGAACGCTACCGTGCGCTGCTGCCGGAGGCCGCCGCCCGTTCGCGCCCGCGCCACGGCGACATGCCGTACCGGCTGCTCAACGACCTGATGCGTGCACGCCTGCAGGCCACGCTGGACGATGCCGACGGCGCCTACGCCGCACCGTCCGAACTCGAACACGATCTGCAGCTGATCCTGGATAGCCTGCAGGCCAACAAGGGTCTGCATGCCGGCTGGTTTGCAGTGCGCCGGTTGTTGTGGCGCGTGCGCAGTTTCGGGTTTCATCTGGCGCGGCTGGATGTGCGCCAGGAATCGAGCGTGCATGCCCGCGCGGTTGCCGATGCGCTGGGCCAGGGCGACTGGGAAGGCCAGGATGCGACACAGCGCGCCGCCGTGCTCGGCCCGTATGCTGCCGGCGAACAGGCGCTGCCGCGGGTGGACGAGGATGGCAATACGCGGCTGGACGCGGTGTTCGCCGCGCTCGCCGATGCCCGCACGCGCCACGGCGCCGATGTGCTGGGCAGCTACATCATCTCGATGGCGCACAACCGCGCCGACGTGCTCACCGTCCTGGCGCTGGCGCGCCGCGGCGGGCTGGTCGACGCCGCCGGTGCGGTGCCGCTGGACATCGTGCCGCTGTTCGAAACCGTGGACGATCTGCGTGGCGGTACCGGCACCGTGCAGGACCTGCTGGCCGACCCGGTGTATCGCCAGCATCTGGCCGCGCGCGGCGACACTCAGATGGTGATGCTGGGCTATTCGGACAGCGGCAAGGATGGTGGCATTGCCGCCTCGCGCTGGGGCCTGCAACGCGCGCAGGTGGAGCTGCTGGAAGCCGCTGACGAGTTGGGCGTGCGGCTGACGTTTTTCCATGGTCGCGGCGGTTCGATCGCCCGCGGCGGCGGCAAGACCAGCCGCGCACTGGATGCGGCCCCGCGCGGCAGCGTGGATGGCCGCCTGCGCGTCACCGAGCAGGGCGAGGTGATCCACCGCAAGTACGGCATCCGTGCATTGGCGCTGCGCTCGCTGGAACAGATGACCGGCGCGGTGCTGTTGTCCAGCCTGCGCCCGCGTGCGCCCGAGCCGCGCGAGGATCGCTGGCGCCCGGTGATGGATCTGGTCGCCGAGCGCAGCACGGTCGCCTACCGCGCCTTTGTCGGTGCGCCGGACTTCATGCAGTACTTCCGCCTGGCCACGCCGATCGATGTGATCGAACGCATGACGCTGGGCTCGCGGCCCTCGCGCCGGCTGGGCCAGGATGCCGCGCTGTCGAACCTGCGCGCGATTCCGTGGGTGTTCGCGTGGAGCCAGGCGCGTGCGGTGATTCCGGGCTGGTATGGCGTGGGCAGCGGGCTGCAGGCCGCGGTGGATGCCGGGCACGAAGACAGCTTGCGCGAGATGGCGCAGGACTGGCCGTTCTTCCGCACCTTCCTGGACGATGTGGCGATGGTGCTGTCCAAGGGCGACCTCACCATTGCCGAGCTGTTCTCGCGGCTGTCGGGCGACCTGCACGAGCGGTTTTTCCCGCAGATCCGCGACGAACTGGCACTGACCAAGGGCTGGGTCAAGGCGCTGCTGCAGCAACAGTCGCTGTTGCAGCACGACCCACGGCTGGCCTTGTCGATCCGCCTGCGCAACCCGTACATCGACCCGATCAGCGTGCTGCAGGTGGACCTGCTGCAGCGCTGGCGGGCCAGCGAGGGCGAAGACGAGGAATTGCTGCGCGCGCTGGTCGCCTGCGTCAACGGCGTCTCGCAAGGGGTGCAGAACACCGGATGA
- a CDS encoding TetR/AcrR family transcriptional regulator → MMTSRPDATLRRRQILDAADEVFSEHGVNAPLELVVERAGLGRATLYRNFPDRVALMTALMARGLDGLERLAADLAGRPDGLAVLLHDVAEHIAQSAPLVDFWRSIERAHPAVEAADRRVVAIFLPFVHRARDAGLCRADVDDEQLLLVIDMLGSCLRGSDESERKRLAHRSADLLMHALGMQVPEGGTR, encoded by the coding sequence ATGATGACCTCCCGCCCTGATGCCACGCTGCGCCGCCGGCAGATTCTCGATGCTGCCGACGAAGTGTTCAGCGAACACGGCGTCAATGCCCCGTTGGAGCTGGTGGTGGAGCGCGCCGGCCTGGGCCGCGCCACCTTGTACCGGAACTTCCCGGACCGGGTGGCGTTGATGACCGCTCTGATGGCGCGCGGGCTGGATGGCCTGGAGCGGCTGGCCGCCGACCTGGCCGGCCGTCCAGACGGGCTGGCCGTGCTGCTGCACGACGTGGCCGAGCACATCGCCCAGTCGGCGCCGCTGGTGGACTTCTGGCGCTCGATCGAACGCGCACACCCGGCGGTGGAAGCCGCCGACCGGCGCGTGGTGGCGATCTTCCTGCCGTTCGTTCACCGCGCCCGCGATGCCGGCCTGTGCCGGGCCGACGTCGACGACGAACAACTGCTGCTGGTGATCGACATGCTGGGCAGTTGCCTGCGCGGCAGCGATGAGTCCGAACGCAAGCGCCTCGCCCATCGCTCGGCCGATC